Proteins encoded by one window of Anopheles maculipalpis chromosome 2RL, idAnoMacuDA_375_x, whole genome shotgun sequence:
- the LOC126557752 gene encoding lysyl oxidase homolog 2B-like: MMSLLGWCILLQALTLTAFTVDCAIEDAGRTSALEEARLQRENLVRKYLKRLKKEEGALKLVGGRGDFEGNVEIFHAGKWGAICDDEWDQSEAEVVCRQLGFPGYVKPTHTGHFGRAKRKFWMDNLWCGGKEAELADCHFDGWGTNDCESGEAAGVICKQHDTAETTTEKSVPVELKVPKKQFGQRLELRLVGGRVAGEGRVEVRIVDREGATGPWGSVCGDGWGLLEGNVVCRQLGLGYANNAVQTDFFSEESETNGKLPERVLLSGTECYGNESSLADCLHNPVGEGEPWCSDRRGHVAAVTCVPQMADLVFDHVEMEQSLHLEDRLMYLLQCAMEENCVATQAYEIQRDNPNWHLETRRLLKFTARVVNMGTADFRPHIPKHLWEWHLCHMHYHSMEVFATFDVIDVHGKRVAEGHKASFCLEDNQCLPGVEPRYACANYGDQGISVNCSDIYRHNIDCQWVDISELDFGEYTMRVAINPEFKVPEMRFDNNAATCRLLYTQTYARVFDCKLERP, from the exons ATGATGTCGCTGCTTGGGTGGTGTATTTTGCTACAGGCGCTAACACTTACGGCTTTTACCGTGGATTGTGCCATTGAAGATGCAGGTCGTACATCCGCCCTGGAGGAAGCTCGTTTGCAACGAGAAAATCTGGTCCGAAAGTATCTCAAACGGCTAAAGAAGGAGGAAGGCGCTCTGAAGCTGGTTGGCGGACGGGGAGATTTCGAGG GAAATGTGGAGATTTTCCACGCCGGCAAATGGGGAGCGATTTGCGATGACGAGTGGGATCAATCTGAGGCGGAGGTCGTTTGCCGCCAGCTAGGCTTCCCGGGCTACGtcaaaccaacacacacgggCCACTTTGGGCGGGCGAAGCGAAAGTTCTGGATGGACAATCTATGGTGCGGTGGAAAGGAAGCGGAACTTGCCGACTGCCACTTTGACGGCTGGGGTACGAACGATTGTGAGTCGGGTGAGGCGGCGGGTGTAATTTGTAAGCAACACGACACTGCGGAAACCACGACGGAAAAGTCGGTTCCGGTTGAGCTGAAGGTGCCGAAGAAACAGTTTGGCCAGCGGCTTGAGCTGCGGCTCGTTGGAGGCCGAGTGGCCGGTGAGGGTCGTGTGGAAGTGAGGATTGTGGATCGGGAAGGAGCAACAGGTCCTTGGGGTAGCGTATGTGGTGATGGGTGGGGTTTATTGGAGGGAAATGTTGTCTGTCGTCAGTTGGGCCTTGGGTACGCGAATAATGCCGTCCAGACGGACTTCTTCTCGGAGGAATCGGAAACGAATGGCAAACTCCCGGAACGTGTACTACTGAGTGGGACGGAGTGTTACGGTAATGAGAGCTCACTGGCCGATTGCTTACACAACCCAGTTGGGGAGGGTGAACCGTGGTGCAGTGATCGTCGGGGTCATGTAGCGGCCGTGACTTGTGTACCGCAAATGGCCGATCTTGTGTTCGATCATGTGGAGATGGAACAGTCGTTGCATCTGGAGGATCGTCTCATGTATCTGTTGCAGTGCGCGATGGAGGAAAACTGTGTGGCCACGCAGGCGTACGAAATTCAGCGTGACAATCCAAACTGGCATCTGGAGACACGCCGGCTGTTGAAGTTTACGGCACGGGTTGTTAACATGGGTACGGCCGACTTTCGACCACACATTCCCAAACATCTGTGGGAGTGGCATCTGTGCCATATGCACTATCACAGCATGGAAGTGTTTGCGACGTTTGACGTGATCGATGTACATGGGAAGCGGGTGGCCGAGGGGCATAAGGCATCGTTCTGTCTGGAGGATAATCAGTGTCTGCCGGGGGTGGAGCCGAGGTACGCTTGTGCGAATTATGGCGATCAGGGCATATCGGTGAACTGTTCCGACATTTATCGGCACAATATCGATTGCCAGTGGGTGGACATTAGTGAGCTGGACTTTGGGGAGTACACGATGCGGGTGGCGATCAATCCTGAGTTCAAGGTGCCAGAAATGAGGTTCGATAATAATGCGGCGACTTGTCGATTGCTGTACACGCAAACGTATGCCCGGGTGTTCGATTGTAAGCTGGAGCGACCGTAA